Within Dermacentor variabilis isolate Ectoservices chromosome 8, ASM5094787v1, whole genome shotgun sequence, the genomic segment gtcgaagtgggtgaaaaaaaaacgatgtacTGGTAGAATTGGAGAATAGGTTCAGTCCAGGCAGAAGCTTAGATgatatgtttgtactaactcgGGATATAGACATTTCAgcagctcagaatagacctttatcgGTAGCATTTCTACATATTCAAGGAGCCTACGGCAAGGTAGACAAGGAATTGTTATGAGATATTCTTAAACACAAACGCATATATGACAATTTCGTGGAACTGCTGAGGCATATATATAGAGACAACTGAGTACTAGCTGTATGAAAAGGTTGAGGAAttaatgaagtggtggaaattcgCCTAGCACTGAAGCAGGGATGTCCTCTTTCTCCGTAGTTGTTCAAGCTTTAGGTTAAAagcatagaaagacgactggaaaacagcgaCTTAGCGTTTGATTTATCTACATGTGTAATGGACAAATCGTGCGAGAGAAGCTtcctggactgatgtatgcagaggACACAGggctactagcggacaataaaAGACAtgtacagacacttgcgaatatacGTGGCAACGCAGCAACAAATCGGCCTTAGGTTTAGctcagagaaatcgggaattatgatctttaatgagaAACGAGTAATTATGTAGTGTCGATTCAAGAgaaagtcatacccatagtcaagcaatataaatgccTCGGCGTATACatgaaggaaagacttactcaagcgcCCACCAAGAGAATGTGAAAATAAAGGGAAagcggaatgctgcaataatgaaatACAGAGTACTGTGGAGccacaataagtatgaggtggtgcgtggaatctggaaaggggTAATTGTGCCAGCGCTAACATTCGCAAAtgtcattctgtgcttaaaatcggatatcttgtcggggttggaagttaaccaaagatcggtgggCGGATTTGCTTTGGGAGCTCACGGTAAAAGCCACAATTGAGTGAGTGCAGGCTGACATGGGTTcggcctcgtttgaagtcagaagagcgcagagcaaaattacttTCGAAGAAAGACTCggaaacatggatgaaaataaatgggcagttAAAGTgcatctgtacctgaaaagcgcggacacagaatggaggaagaggtaaaaaaagttggcaaccaagtacaggataATTGAtactgtaaatagacaaccaggattcatcagaaagaaagtgagagaaagagaccGTGAATGGGTGCAAagaatgtaaagaaagaaattagaagggaaaatctgtacgataacacaaagggaaagtgccttgctatttgaggttcAAACGGAGaaaaggacaaaaacataccggagcaaatattcggaagTAGGTGAGGCATCTGCATACTGTAGTAAAGATCGGGAGCACAacgtaatggaatgcgaagggcttcacccagtgagaaccgtaagtaacgtacaccttccaggagcgcttgggtttaaagtggaaGGAAGCGTCACCCGGTCAGCAGTCGagtaagcaagagacgtttagagtatttgtggaaaaaaaaagcaggtaaaAGATTGATACTACCAGATCTTTTgcagattaaggagatgtatacaaaaatgctagataaagAACATGTAGAGCATGACTGATTAGATCAGGCAGGCTGGATGACTGTTTGCTACCATACAGCGCTGCTGCCGGCAAAGGGATGAAGCCCGAATAGGGCTGTAGTCATCTCGTCCTGCAGACAGAAGGCGCCGTTCAGATATCCTATCCGTTCTTCCACCGTGGTGATGGATGAGTTCAATACGAAACTGGTAAAGCGCAGGCTGGGGAACGGGCACTTGGAAACTACGGCATTGACTGCAGGAATAATAGAGAatagatgttggtagaattcgcagaatcGAATTGACTCTGAATAATGATGACCTTTCTCAGCAAGCGCAataacaggaagtggacctggaaaattcCTAACTAAGACATAAGAATCGAAATAGATTTCATAGCCTGTGCCGACCCATGcagagtgcaggatgtagaagttttCGGTAGAGCAGAGCGCAGTGATCACACATCAGTCAGGTCTAGGATTGCTCTAAAGttgtagagagaaagagacaaattaGTCAAGAGGAAACAGGCCACCTCGAACGCAGTAAGCGTAAAAGCAGATGAATTCAGGCTAGTGCTTGCAAACAAGtgtgcagctttagaacagaaagatgaagGGACTAATAGTGAAATCGTAACTAGACTGATTTAGGAAGCAGCACTTGCAAGTGACCTAAGGCACCAACCCAACTACGTAAGGTCTCCCACGTAACAAGAGACCTAATTgtgaaacgacaaagcatgacaGTGTCCAATTCAAGTTTGCTTATCTGATGTGATCTGAATTCGCTGGACTGTCAAACCTGATAAACAAGAACAGAATAAGTGATACTAATTTATAGCATCGGAAAGATTGaggcagcagtaaaaaaaaattacggtagAATTAATTGCACGaagactgtcgacggtaatgcgaatagAAGGCGAGCAATGTAACGACAGACCACATTAGGAAAGTGACGCTTGTTTGAGACGTGTAGTGGTGATTCTGAGATTTTCGTTACTTCGGCTATATATGCACCACACTCCGATATGGTCCCATATACGTATCTATGCCGCtcacttgccaaggtcgcccatgagcatagaggcatgacgatgactgtatgacgctgACGTACTGATGGTAaactgaaaaagaagcaatgatTTATAAGTGTGTCCCAACATTCATGCCCCAAGATTTAAACATATGTAAATGCCATGTAGCCGGGCAGAACCGAACTAATGTTTTTTGTCGTCACTTTGAAggagatagtttttttttttttgcatttcgcctaattacacaattagtccGAATCagttattcaacttctcaaatgttatgatcagatgaaaagcgtcaattaGTACATTGTAGAGGTACAGGAAAAACTTTcgatacacctttctgttgctcaatacgtgctacattaaAGTTTTTTTCCGAACGGAAAAGAAGCACGCGAATACAGGCAGAATTGCCGcgccactggccgctcgaggcatcaACGAGAAGTATATTCTAGCACACCATAAAATTATATTTCAACTAAGCTCGAAACCTGAAGCAGGTCCAGCAGCGCGAGCAAAACTATAAACCGGAACATGCCATACTTCTTTAAATGACGTCACAATCAAGTGATCCCAACTACGACGTCACTTCCGTTCGTGGCAGCAGCGTCTTAGCATGATATTTCGCATGCATTCCGCTTCTACCACGCGCGTGTCACCAGTTACCGCTTTGATGACGTGTTGTTCGCACGTCACCACGTGACATTCAGTACGCATCCCGTCAGCCGCGCTTGTGGGACGTAatcgcgtaagctaagtgtttggTCCTCgctaaagggcccctcgccaggtctggccattCTGAGCTGGCCATTCTGAGCTAgcgtgcatacaatgcacgctaacgatcgtgtctgctaagtattacatcgctaagcGCCgcgaaaagagctgaaatttcaaaccgaacgccgtctgcccttctcctcgcgggcgccgcgctcccagccgggGAGTCGACGCACATCGAACAAGTacgcctacgtacatggcagtgaTGTGACGTCACTCATAGTGGCACGCGATTTCGAGAATTATtaaaggcaacatctgttatttgtgtaatctgtagCTTCAATACACGAATAAAAGTTTAAAGAAATAATGAGACAGACAAagggaatgtctgcgtgtttgtttgttttttttttacttcgcgccgcagcaagagagatgcacttccgtttccgtctgcttgttcccacgtcgtgcagtcgcgcgcgtagACAACGAAACAGTGTCATTTCCTACCGTGTGCCAGCTCCCGAACATGCTCGCTGATCctcttgtgtctgcctcagtattcgtgtggcACTGACTTACACCGCTAGCCAGGTGTTGTAGTGCATAGCGAGTAAGATCGTCAAACATGAAgtttggcagcgatcattacgtaatggaagtcaaactggaagttgagaaaggccgaactcgagaattcgaggtcATAGATAGACTTTTTCGTAAGAGCCCAAAGATGAAACGAAACCACTAAACTCAATCTCATAGACTGGTGGGAGGGCGTCAGAAGGGACATCAAAACAGCGTCCAAAAGGATTTTTACACACACTAATGTAGAGGTAATGGACTCTAAACTTGCCCACCtaatagaagccaaggaagccataaccAGAAGGTAGCGGGCCCAAAGGCTAAATCATaggctgagaaaaagaatcgcagaacttGACAAACAAATCGAACAAGATTGTAACACCCTCTGCCATGAACAGTGGGATGAGTTTTGTGAGTCAGTCAATGGGCAAATAAGGAACGGCAAGGCGTGGAAATTGATCAAGCATCTGCTGAATGAAGAAGGCACCAAAGCCAACCGGAGACACAGCCTCGCCCGAGCTATACACATAGCCCTTAAGAATGAGCCTATCGAAACAGTTACcaaacaactaattgacaaatacctaccaTTTAGAGATGAGCTGGACCAACCACTTCTATGAGAATACAGGAGAGTcgctcaacctgaactcgaccaacccttcacCATATCCGAAATCCGGTGGGTGTAaagtgaactaaatcgaaagtcagcctccggtcctgatggagtaagaagcagatcacttagcaatctcgatgcgccgtcaattgaatcgctgaTAGACgtcatcaatgaagcatggatcCCATGCGAAgtcccagaagaatggaaaacaatacaagttatactaataccgaaaccgggtaaacctccaagcttgAACAACTTAAGCTTGAACAACTTAatcacttacatcatgcgtggggaaggtcgctgaacacgcaatccttaaTAGGCTAAAAGACCACTTAGAGGACAATAATATATACACTCACAACATGCTAggttttaggtccgcactttccacgcaggatgtCATGAAGCAAATCAAACACCACATACTCGATGAATATTTTAGAAATATTAAGGCCATACTTGGATaagacttggaaaaagcgttcgacagcgtcaagcatgagtacatcctcaaaacgATAGAAGACATTGGACTAGGGTTCaggatgtttaaatacatcaaatcTTTTCTCGAAGCACGCACGGCGAAGATAATGGTCGGCgacacaaactcggaagtggttcagctcggacATCGAGGAacccccaaggatcggtgatctctcccattcttttcaacctgtgcatgattggttTGTCCTGAAAGCTGGGCGACATTAAGGGTATTGACCATACCATATATGCTGGtgatctcactgtatggtgtgctagtggcagtgaagggcagatacaggacgcactgGCTGAAGCGATCAGGACGGTGGAGGGatacctgagacccactggactcaggtgctccccacataaatcggagttgctattttatagacgtgaaaaagggggcagggCTAAGGGCTGGGAACCTCTATCGAAAAGCGATATACACCTACTTACAGAAAATGGTATCAATATATCCAAagtcaacgtgatcagggtactaggctttttcattgatgcaaacggtgaaaaccatacggaggtcaagaaaatcacccttaaaacggataacgcgtgcaggatAATCAGACtcctggcaggaagacacaagtGCATGaaagataacctcatcaggttattcaactttttcgtactctgtcatatttcatacgccgctgccatgtacaactggacgcaggttcaactcaagaagcttgacgcaGCGATCAATAAGGTTGTTCAAAGtgcattggggctcccaattcgaaccagcactgaaaaattgttcaagttaggaatacacaacacgacgatggagatcgcggaggctcaagaaataTCACAAATAGCGACACTATCTACAACAAGCACGTGAAGATCAATCCTGGCCAAGATAATTATCAACCCCATTGCGGATCCAGCAAAGTACACTAAAGTTCATCAATAATTCGccgacaacataattgtcgcaccgctacccaggaacatgcacccaaaacataacatcaaaTGAGAGTTGCACAAGCctgggcgttaatcaagaaaatggataaagagggcagaggagcctgctttgttgattcggctgcctacaaggatcgaactaagttcgcggtgGCGGTAGTGGATCAAGGCAAATGCACCAACGGCGCCACGGTTACACAAGCAagcctgaagtcgctgaacaaattgcgattgcattggcactaacagacgatagattcacAAAAATATATAGTGACtggaaaacagctattagagctttgaATTGGGGAAAGATGGCCCCACTGGTTGtgagaataattaacaaaagaaaaacaaatgttacacgttacacatattggttcccggcgcacttTGGTTCACTTGACggcattcctgtcaatccaaatgaatcggccaacagcgtcgcccgcgaccttacagaccgggccgcttttacatatggttctgattctgctggattggagaacctacagagagatacgctcattacatacaacgaaattacaaaacattactgcatgggaaggagggagtttccaccccctcactgtaggctaaacagagcacaagcagttacacttaggcaactacaaacacagtcttattattcacctgcacaaataaaggaatggtatgacattgcagacatgaatattatatgcaaagcatgcaaaaaggagatatgcacgcttgaacatctgctctgggagtgtgggtcgctcggccctggaaTTTCCCGGAATcagtttttaggaatgatcagatctccagatcacatccctcaagtcctggctgtccagtacgcccgtgatagtcCTAGGAGGCTTGatctcccggtcccaacatgggactagccaggcaggtggcaacaccttgcaCAGGACCAGAATAatgttctttcctcctcctcatcctcctcctcctcctcctccttagtCCGCTTCgcaaaacgagacaaacgcaacagctcgcgcgtggCGCCGTTAGCGAAGTGCGCAGCGCAGCacaaaagcgaggagaaaaaaatgaaggcggagcCCGTGACttatgcatcacgcgatcctcctgctccggtatgagagaacgcagggaaggaatttccctTACGGGAGACAGACAGGGCAAGcggagagtgtctcgcttggcagtggcgctcgcctcctgaaatcgtggGTCCACGGCGCAGAAATAATTCTGTCTCGCCTGTTAATGAACTAGCCTGAATAATTACTGCGGCAGAACGCTGGCTAGAGCGCACGTAACAGCTTCCACCGTGTAACCGAAATTTGCTACGAGGCCTGGTGAGGGCCCTTCGACATGCAGCGCCTTTGGAGGCAAAAAATGGCGAGGCCGAGTGAACGCGTCATCACGCTGCGCGGAATCGGTCGTGCAGCGTTGTGCGCAGAAACACGGCAGGTACTCGCCGAGAAGCTGTGGGCATACCACGCCAGGGCCACGCCGGCGCACTATCTCTGGCTGCAACTTTCTTTTGCAGTGCAGCCAAAACTACGAAGccgaagcactttttttttactgtgaatcTGCGTGTAGTACGCGAATGTAAGCATCTGAAGCCAAGTCGCATAAAACAAACCGTACCCACTatatttttaaacttttttttcttcaacatttTTTCTTATAACAAATGAAGCTAGTTAGGAAGCATTTCCGTTTGTTCGTGTGCCTGGTTTTCTGGCTTTCCGATGTCCGGGTCTAGTTTTCCTGGTCCTGTATACCACCGGCATATAACCAACAAAACGTCAGCACTACTTGGCTACAAATGGCGACTGTTTTCCATCGGTCTCCTCGTACGCCATCGTGTTTCGACGCGTGCTTCTCTTTTCTTCTAGCTACAGTGTCGTGAGACAGCTGGCATAGCGGCGCTCCTTTTGTGCAGCGGCAATTGTTCCTCGCTTATTGCGTAGGGTCAACATGTCACACCCGCGTATATTAGAACACCGCCAGCCCTTTCGACGGAACAGTCTCTTTTGATCGATGAAAGTCTTTCCTTCCGGAATCGACAGATTTGGATATTACATACGGATCCCGACCCTGCTGACACCCTGGCTTTGAACTGTGCTTCACCTACACATTATACCGCTATTATATCGAGCTGAGAACGAAGTTACGTTGTGGAGCTGATTATAGCTTGGTTGCGTTCATTAATAATGACAAAAATTTAGAATACATTTTAGCAAAGGCAGACAGGGACTAGAGCAGACGCAGATACCAGAGTGCGCTAGCACACCCGTGTGTCAACATGTTCATTTTGTCCCTTTCTGCCTGCGTTAAAATGTTTTCCAGGTAAGTTTACAAACATGCCCAACACTCAGCCGGGTGTCACAATCCCAACACTAAAACTGTGCGGAATCGGGGACGATATTTTTGCAGTGTCTGGATACCTGAACAGCCCTAAACATTTTCATCACCTTGCCACGGCCAGAAAATCGCGGTTGCCTTATTGATTCCGTAACGAGGCTGTAACAGTACGGCTCATTAAGTCTGTGGCCTTTTTGTACGGAGCTTAACGTCGTGATTTAGACGGCCACAGTTTGTGAAGGCTGTAGTTCTGCCGGGATGGAGTGTAAATTGGTGTACGTAGACACAGATGCACTCTCAAGTCATGAAATGGTCAAAGTTTAGCATGAGTCTTCGTTTACGGCACCCCACACAGGTCACTGCGCATTTTTTTATGATCTAGAACTTCATTCCTGATTGAGCATTATTTTATGACGGCCTACGGGCGTTCTGCAAGGACCTCCGATTCTTCCTCAGCATCCACGATCTATAACCCTCTGACTTTGAACAGACGATTTGTatgtttaatgcgaaagcattatgtgccccattacgcgaaaaccTGGCGtcgtagtcggcggcgtgactGAATTATGGTAGCAAAATGGCCGACGTCAAAAAGTAAAACCTTATCAGAAAATACTCGAAATGGTGGAAAATTTCTCAGGGAgcttcctgtaaacaaagtgatGCCTTTGAAAAGGTTGttaggtaaatttcggtctgggtggcaATCGAACCGGGGCCTCCGGCGTGGGAGACGAGCACGCGTCCCCAACGCCAGGGCGGCTCTACGGTTGTGGTCGACTAAATGTGTGCCTGGCGCATGCGGCAGCGCGCACGTCACGTGGCAGCCAATGGTtaagaggtggcgccacgtcatgggCGTATAAAATGagtgcataaaataaaaaaaagcattaatgtccaatcgaATAcagctgagcggtccttcgagttgcGAACTCCTCGCGGGCGAGCCAGCGTGTTGAGACGcctggcgcgttttcatttggccttaccgaggcgcagttaaaacgcaggcgagagcttcgCGCTGGCAAGGaccgcacagaaaaaaaaaaacgaacaaaacatTTCACGAAAGCGACTgtaatgctttcgtattcccACACGTGAGCAGTCTTAAGTATCTCTGCTGAATTTTTTTATCTGATTTGTTCGTGTATTTGGATCTCCTTTTTCGTTTCCTTTCAGCGCTGAGACTTCGGGACAGAGTGCAAGTACTCGGATGCGTGTGGATGTACCTCTCGCCATCTGTAAGTACGGGATTCTACAGATTATATTTTCACGCGAGGAGTCGAAAACTAATTTCCAAAGAAACATCGTGGTATTCGTAGTTAAGCGTGTACATCAAACAGCATGCTGTCGTCAGATTAAAGCTCTAGGAAAACATGTCCATTATCAAACAGCATGCTGTCGTCAGATTAAAGCTCTAGCAGATTAAAGCTCTAGAAAAACATGTCCATTGTCGCAGCTTCAGAATCGGCTGAACCAGGTCATGCAGTACAACCGCCTGAACGTCCAGACACTAGCCAGGTTTATCTGCACACCGGTAAGTGCCATTTGTTCTTATTCGAAAATTTTCTCTCGCGATTCGCGAATACCTCTGAGCCGCAAGCTAGTCTGGTAGACGAAACCCGGCATTCTTTCCATATGCGGTACGCAGAAAACTAGCCGAAAATTAACGCAACGGCGACTGGCATACCGTAACATTACCTACTTATAGGGAAAAGCTGCACAGATTACCGCAATTCTGGGGTATGATGTGCAGCGCCTCGCAACTCAATTCGCTTTGCCTTAGTCATTCAATTTGCACGAGCGATTCGTGGTGAATTGCGGTGAGAGCCGTACTTTCGAATTGCACGTAGTAACTAAatattctctctttctttttaagtaATTTAAACCGATTTTCTTAAACGAGGTTCCAAATAACGCACTCTGGCGGCGGCGCGAAAGCTTTCGACGTTTTTCTTACCGGTCGTGGAAAAAGCGGCTTCTGCCACGTATATTAGGCTGTCCTGTGCTTTCTAGAAATAACGTAATGTGCAGCTCGTTCTGCATTTTATGGTGGTCAATGTAACACGTCGAAACCCTGTGAGAACAGGCCTTGTTTGtgtgtttcattcattcattcattcattcattcattcattcattcattcattcattctgtttTGGGCCATAACAATGTGGCTACAGCGCCCTTAAGACAACGTTGCCCCCGTGTCCGCGGATTTCTACCGTGAGTCTTGCTGAGCAGCAGTCGCCATGGGCACTGCAGGACGTATCATTAAAAATATTATTCTCTTTTTTTAATAATCAACACAAGCTCGGAATCTTATTTCTTGTCTACATAATTATTACTACATTCTCCGCCTGTATACGCAccattcttcctttctttttgtgtttgcTCTCTTCCCTTTGTGTTTGCGTTTAATTCTCGTACTCTTGTTTCGCAGGAAGCAATGTTCAGCTTCAAGAAACTTTTTTCGGTAAGTAGAGGCGTCTGTGGAGTGGTAAGACGTCATTCACGTAATTCCGTCACCAGCAGAATGTACGACAGCAACAACCCCATTCGCCCAATCGATAACAAGTGGTCCCATTTTAACTATTTAACCACAAGAAAGGTACCGTATATTCAGTGCCCTAGTCCGCACTCACGGCGTGGTCTTTCGCCTCAAAATAATTTCTTCGACACCTATTGCATAACCAGTACATGATGATTTTCACACAAGTACACAGCAGCGTATGTACTAAATAATGCTCTCCGATAGTAATAGCCATCGTCATACAGAATATATTACCCGAAGTTTTCGCCAATGATCTGCCGAAGGTTTGAGAGCTTGTAACCCCCGACTTAGATAGGGGAGGCAAAATCATTTCAAGGTTGACATTGAGACTAGCATTAGCTGAAATAAAGACAGCAAAATGCAGCATGACACATATTTTTTACTGATTTTCATTCTAGTATTGCGCTTTGAACTTTTCTAACGGGGCCAAATATAACTGGCCACAGAAGGAAAAAGGCAGTTTCCTCTATGTAGCAAGAATTATCTTGTCCCTTATGACCTAGAACATTCAAACTTAAACGTATTATAGGCTTTTGAGATGgaaacatttttttatatttctgatTATTTATGTATTCCTTCTTTTTACATTATCAGTAAACGCTGGCAACGTTTTCTGCTATATTCATTAAATATTTGTTTCTCCGTAATAATATTACATATTAGTGCCCAACATTTGTTTTTAAATGTTACATCCCTAGAAGGTACATTTACTTGGCTTGCTATCTATATATAGCATGACATTTAATATATAtttagaagagaaaaaaatgctacCAGAACCTTCAAAACACGCTTATTTGCCGCTTTAGCAACCACAGACCAATGCACAATCacatattattttatttactcTGTTGATTACACGTTAAATTATCccaaaaaaaatttcgggggagaTTTAGTAGTAAGTgcgagaaatgcgttagcattacgtgaCACTTCTCTGAGGTCCCGCATCCATGGATATTAACCGTGTTCGCGTCACTTGCCAAGTGTTGtgcaggagctcactcgacacatgtcCTGCCTCTTCGGAAAGCGATGTGCGACTGACAGTGGTGCTAAGCAACCCACCGttatttgctatatatatatatatatatatatatatatatatatatatatatatatatatatatatggtgtcacAGCTAATTTAATTGGACGAAGATTTACCCAAGATAGACCCAAGACTTCTAGAGAAATCATACCGACtccatagtagccgtagtcgcaTGTACTTGCGGCCagcatttttttcatcacgaagtatacTGGCCCAAAGTACATGCGACTACGGCTACTGTGCAGTCGGTACACTTTTTCTAGAGCTGTTTGGTATGttttaaatcttggtccaagttagctgggacaccctatatatatatatatatatgtgtgtgtgtgt encodes:
- the LOC142590424 gene encoding uncharacterized protein LOC142590424 codes for the protein MRLTVLGVCLLLSVTCCLCAPKKKIPAFCPLRLRDRVQVLGCVWMYLSPSLQNRLNQVMQYNRLNVQTLARFICTPEAMFSFKKLFSKPEIKEGITAGTMCLRRMMPRMRQNDSE